In Nymphaea colorata isolate Beijing-Zhang1983 chromosome 5, ASM883128v2, whole genome shotgun sequence, one genomic interval encodes:
- the LOC116254930 gene encoding low-temperature-induced 65 kDa protein-like isoform X2, producing the protein MAHFTDAKYVPIGQSSLPREDSPRGHYSTPPGVSPRKGHHHGHEDGNDGGKKSVMAKVKDKAKKWKNTLVRKKHGTNRPHKNDGIAHGLAGLVEEEDDDEEDNAAAMYEPEMAARGPHTEPAIIHKKDLELNGPSPEQVMNPKNGAELKHQEAIKEPIEKQALGPHSLKHEGDPEQDTHEVQYDKGVSVKEYLIQKLEPGEGDKALSEVITDAITPNKGAPVEGEKTVVEMVKEVVSSFLGTEEPSIPVSTKPEYVKTGSGN; encoded by the exons ATGGCTCACTTCACCGACGCCAAGTACGTTCCCATCGGACAGTCCTCACTTCCCC GTGAGGACTCACCGCGCGGCCATTACTCAACGCCGCCCGGAGTGTCTCCAAGGAAGGGCCACCATCATGGTCATGAAGATGGCAATGACGGTGGCAAGAAATCTGTGATGGCCAAGGTGAAGGACAAGGCAAAGAAATGGAAGAACACCCTTGTGAGGAAGAAGCATGGCACCAACCGGCCGCACAAGAACGACGGGATTGCCCACGGATTGGCCGGCTTggtagaagaggaagacgatgatgaagaggacaatgcagccGCGA tgtACGAGCCAGAGATGGCAGCAAGGGGGCCACACACCGAACCGGCAATCATACATAAGAAAG ACCTGGAACTAAATGGGCCATCACCTGAACAAGTCATGAACCCCAAGAATGGTGCAGAACTGAAGCACCAAGAAGCCATAAAGGAGCCAATTGAGAAGCAGGCTTTGGGTCCACACTCTCTGAAGCATGAGGGTGACCCGGAGCAGGACACGCATGAGGTTCAGTATGACAAGGGGGTATCAGTGAAGGAGTACCTGATTCAGAAGCTTGAGCCAGGTGAAGGAGATAAGGCTCTCTCTGAGGTGATCACCGATGCCATCACCCCCAACAAAGGTGCACCAGTGGAAGGGGAGAAAACCGTGGTGGAGATGGTGAAAGAAGTCGTTTCATCGTTTCTCGGTACAGAAGAGCCAAGCATCCCTGTTTCTACAAAACCTG
- the LOC116254930 gene encoding low-temperature-induced 65 kDa protein-like isoform X1, producing MAHFTDAKYVPIGQSSLPREDSPRGHYSTPPGVSPRKGHHHGHEDGNDGGKKSVMAKVKDKAKKWKNTLVRKKHGTNRPHKNDGIAHGLAGLVEEEDDDEEDNAAAMYEPEMAARGPHTEPAIIHKKDLELNGPSPEQVMNPKNGAELKHQEAIKEPIEKQALGPHSLKHEGDPEQDTHEVQYDKGVSVKEYLIQKLEPGEGDKALSEVITDAITPNKGAPVEGEKTVVEMVKEVVSSFLGTEEPSIPVSTKPVEIEEERRLQHN from the exons ATGGCTCACTTCACCGACGCCAAGTACGTTCCCATCGGACAGTCCTCACTTCCCC GTGAGGACTCACCGCGCGGCCATTACTCAACGCCGCCCGGAGTGTCTCCAAGGAAGGGCCACCATCATGGTCATGAAGATGGCAATGACGGTGGCAAGAAATCTGTGATGGCCAAGGTGAAGGACAAGGCAAAGAAATGGAAGAACACCCTTGTGAGGAAGAAGCATGGCACCAACCGGCCGCACAAGAACGACGGGATTGCCCACGGATTGGCCGGCTTggtagaagaggaagacgatgatgaagaggacaatgcagccGCGA tgtACGAGCCAGAGATGGCAGCAAGGGGGCCACACACCGAACCGGCAATCATACATAAGAAAG ACCTGGAACTAAATGGGCCATCACCTGAACAAGTCATGAACCCCAAGAATGGTGCAGAACTGAAGCACCAAGAAGCCATAAAGGAGCCAATTGAGAAGCAGGCTTTGGGTCCACACTCTCTGAAGCATGAGGGTGACCCGGAGCAGGACACGCATGAGGTTCAGTATGACAAGGGGGTATCAGTGAAGGAGTACCTGATTCAGAAGCTTGAGCCAGGTGAAGGAGATAAGGCTCTCTCTGAGGTGATCACCGATGCCATCACCCCCAACAAAGGTGCACCAGTGGAAGGGGAGAAAACCGTGGTGGAGATGGTGAAAGAAGTCGTTTCATCGTTTCTCGGTACAGAAGAGCCAAGCATCCCTGTTTCTACAAAACCTG